One region of Thermus thermamylovorans genomic DNA includes:
- a CDS encoding 3-hydroxyacyl-CoA dehydrogenase/enoyl-CoA hydratase family protein, whose product MIQKVGVVGAGTMGSGIAALLASAGIPVVLLDIPGKEDRNEVAKRGLERALKARPAAFMDPDLARYVEIGNTEDHLDKLRDCDWVVEAIIEKPEPKRALYERLEGLLKPTAIVSSNTSGIPMRVLLEGRSEGFRKRFLGTHFFNPPRYLHLLELIPTPETDPGVLKEIQRFGERILGKGTVLAKDSPGFIANRLGVFGMVQAVRLMEKHGLSIDEVDALTGPLLGRPNSATFRTADLTGLDVLKLVTEELAQATGEDFALPEWVLRLVAEGRLGEKTGAGFYKRVNGEIHTLDYRTLEYAPRAKVELPELKALRDLPLTERLPKVVELPGKYGAFLRELFARTAHYTLEKAPEIAYDLVSVDQALEWGFGWEEGPFKNMDALGLEGLKALLAEHGLPEPELLKRAQGAFYRNGTHLGFDGAYHPLPKREGVISLKALKSEGKTLLEGKEAALIDLGDGVALLEFRTKMNAIGEGVIRTLQKSLEYVEAKGYLGLVIGNEDPRAFSAGANLALILSSAQEGDWDELALAVRQFQKASMSLRYSPFPVVVAPFGLTLGGGAEFTLHADAVQAHAELYMGLVEAGVGLLPAGGGTKEMLLRFTGELAPYEEADPFEGVKRAFNLIALAKTSTSALEARKLGFLRDRDRISMNRDFLIADAKRRVLELVPDYRPPLPPRIRVLGSEALGNLRYAVWAFREAGEITDHDMRIGLEIAQVLTGGEGPAREVSEGDLLDLEREAFLRLLGTRKTQERIAHTLKTGKPLRN is encoded by the coding sequence ATGATCCAGAAGGTGGGCGTGGTGGGCGCAGGAACCATGGGTAGCGGCATCGCCGCCCTCCTGGCCAGCGCCGGGATCCCCGTGGTCCTCCTGGACATCCCCGGCAAGGAGGACCGGAACGAAGTGGCCAAGCGGGGCCTGGAGCGGGCCCTGAAGGCGAGGCCCGCGGCCTTCATGGACCCGGACCTCGCCCGGTACGTGGAGATCGGCAACACCGAGGACCACCTGGACAAGCTCCGGGACTGCGACTGGGTGGTGGAGGCCATCATCGAGAAGCCCGAGCCCAAGCGGGCCCTTTACGAGCGCCTGGAAGGCCTCCTGAAGCCCACGGCCATCGTCAGCTCCAACACCAGCGGCATCCCCATGCGGGTGCTCCTGGAGGGGCGCTCGGAAGGCTTCCGCAAGCGCTTCCTCGGTACCCACTTCTTCAACCCGCCCCGCTACCTGCACCTCTTGGAGCTGATCCCCACCCCGGAGACCGACCCCGGTGTGCTGAAGGAAATTCAGCGTTTCGGCGAGCGCATCCTCGGCAAAGGCACGGTCCTGGCCAAGGATTCCCCCGGCTTCATCGCCAACCGCCTGGGGGTATTCGGCATGGTGCAGGCGGTGCGGCTTATGGAAAAGCACGGCCTCAGCATCGACGAGGTGGACGCCCTCACGGGGCCCCTCCTGGGCCGCCCCAACTCCGCCACCTTCCGCACCGCCGACCTCACGGGGCTGGACGTGCTCAAGCTGGTGACGGAGGAGCTGGCCCAGGCCACCGGGGAGGACTTCGCCCTGCCCGAGTGGGTCCTGCGCCTGGTGGCGGAAGGCCGGCTTGGGGAAAAGACGGGTGCGGGGTTTTACAAACGGGTAAACGGGGAGATCCACACCCTGGACTACCGCACCCTGGAGTACGCGCCCCGGGCCAAGGTGGAGCTGCCCGAGCTCAAGGCCCTGCGGGACCTGCCCCTGACGGAAAGGCTTCCTAAGGTGGTGGAGCTTCCCGGCAAGTACGGGGCTTTCCTCAGGGAGCTTTTCGCCCGCACCGCCCACTACACCCTGGAGAAGGCCCCCGAGATCGCCTACGACCTGGTCTCCGTGGACCAGGCCCTGGAGTGGGGCTTCGGCTGGGAGGAAGGGCCCTTCAAGAACATGGACGCCCTGGGCCTCGAGGGCCTTAAGGCCCTGCTCGCCGAACACGGCCTCCCCGAGCCCGAGCTCCTGAAGCGGGCCCAGGGGGCCTTCTACCGAAACGGCACCCACCTGGGCTTTGACGGAGCCTACCACCCCCTGCCCAAGCGGGAAGGGGTGATCTCCCTGAAAGCCCTCAAGTCCGAGGGCAAGACCCTGCTGGAGGGGAAGGAAGCGGCCCTCATCGACCTCGGGGATGGGGTGGCCCTTTTGGAGTTCCGCACCAAGATGAACGCCATCGGGGAGGGCGTGATCCGCACCCTCCAGAAGAGCCTGGAGTACGTGGAGGCAAAGGGCTATCTGGGCCTCGTCATCGGCAACGAGGACCCCAGGGCCTTCTCCGCCGGGGCCAACCTAGCCTTGATCCTCTCCTCGGCCCAGGAAGGGGACTGGGACGAGCTCGCCCTGGCGGTAAGGCAGTTCCAGAAGGCTTCCATGTCCCTCCGCTATAGCCCCTTCCCGGTGGTGGTGGCCCCCTTCGGGCTCACCCTGGGGGGTGGGGCGGAGTTCACCCTCCACGCCGACGCCGTTCAGGCCCACGCGGAGCTCTACATGGGCCTGGTGGAAGCGGGGGTGGGGCTTTTGCCGGCAGGGGGCGGCACCAAGGAGATGCTCCTCCGCTTCACGGGGGAGCTTGCCCCCTACGAGGAGGCCGACCCCTTCGAGGGGGTGAAACGGGCCTTCAACCTCATCGCCCTGGCCAAGACCTCCACCAGCGCCCTCGAGGCCAGGAAGCTGGGCTTCCTCCGCGACCGGGACCGGATCAGCATGAACCGGGACTTCCTCATCGCCGACGCCAAGCGGCGCGTGCTGGAGCTGGTCCCCGACTACCGCCCGCCCCTGCCCCCCAGGATCCGGGTTCTGGGGAGCGAGGCCCTGGGCAACCTGCGCTACGCCGTCTGGGCCTTCCGGGAGGCAGGGGAGATCACCGACCACGACATGCGCATCGGCCTGGAGATTGCCCAGGTGCTCACGGGTGGGGAAGGCCCGGCGCGGGAGGTTTCCGAGGGGGACCTTCTGGACCTGGAGCGGGAGGCTTTCCTCAGGCTCCTCGGCACCCGCAAGACCCAGGAGCGCATCGCCCACACCCTGAAGACGGGCAAGCCCCTTAGGAACTAA
- a CDS encoding thiolase family protein, whose amino-acid sequence MREAVIVSAVRSPVARGKKDGALATLHPVDLSAQVMRQAVERVGLDPKELEDVLWGCAMPEAAQGLNIARLALLRAGFPVEVAGATINRFCSSGLQTVAMAAQAVMTGMADAVLAGGVEMMSQVPMSGYHTRLHPDLTPTEWTPEGYSTYIGMGFTAERVAERFGISREDQDRWALRSHQRAAQAWAEGRFPEVVPIRVPKVRYQGTKKVVEETLFERDETVRSETSLEALAKLRPAFKKGGTVTAGNASPYSDGAAALVVMSWEKAEALGLKPLARFLTFAVAGVEPDVMGIGPVKAVPKALKRAGLSLDQIRLIEFNEAFAAQVLAVMRTLGMPEERTNVNGGAIALGHPLGATGAKLTAQLLAELGRRGGGYGLVTMCIGGGMGAAGVFEVYPA is encoded by the coding sequence ATGCGGGAAGCGGTAATCGTGAGCGCGGTTCGTAGCCCCGTGGCCCGGGGCAAAAAGGATGGGGCCTTGGCCACCCTCCATCCCGTGGACCTCTCCGCCCAGGTGATGCGGCAGGCGGTGGAGCGGGTGGGTCTGGATCCCAAGGAGCTTGAGGACGTCCTCTGGGGCTGCGCCATGCCCGAGGCGGCGCAGGGGCTCAACATCGCCCGCCTGGCCCTTTTAAGGGCGGGCTTTCCCGTGGAAGTGGCGGGGGCCACCATCAACCGCTTCTGCTCCTCTGGCCTTCAGACGGTCGCCATGGCCGCCCAGGCGGTGATGACCGGGATGGCGGATGCGGTCTTGGCGGGGGGTGTGGAGATGATGAGCCAGGTGCCCATGTCGGGCTACCACACCCGCCTCCACCCCGACCTGACCCCCACGGAGTGGACCCCGGAGGGCTACTCCACCTACATCGGCATGGGCTTCACCGCGGAAAGGGTGGCGGAGCGCTTCGGCATCAGCCGGGAGGACCAGGACCGCTGGGCCCTCCGTAGCCACCAAAGGGCGGCCCAAGCCTGGGCGGAGGGGCGTTTCCCCGAGGTGGTGCCCATAAGGGTGCCCAAGGTGCGCTACCAGGGCACCAAGAAGGTGGTGGAGGAAACCCTTTTTGAACGGGACGAAACCGTGCGCTCCGAGACCTCCTTGGAGGCCCTGGCCAAGCTCCGGCCCGCCTTCAAGAAGGGGGGCACGGTGACCGCGGGGAACGCCAGCCCCTACTCCGACGGGGCGGCGGCCTTGGTGGTCATGAGCTGGGAGAAGGCGGAGGCGTTGGGCCTGAAGCCCCTCGCCCGCTTCCTGACCTTTGCGGTGGCTGGCGTAGAGCCCGATGTGATGGGCATCGGCCCCGTCAAGGCGGTGCCCAAGGCCCTGAAGCGGGCGGGGCTTTCCCTGGACCAGATCCGCCTCATCGAGTTCAACGAAGCCTTCGCCGCCCAGGTGCTGGCGGTGATGCGCACCCTGGGGATGCCCGAGGAGAGGACCAACGTGAACGGCGGGGCCATCGCCCTGGGCCACCCCTTGGGGGCCACGGGGGCCAAGCTCACCGCCCAGCTCCTCGCCGAGCTGGGGCGGCGGGGCGGGGGCTATGGCCTCGTCACCATGTGCATCGGCGGCGGCATGGGGGCCGCGGGGGTGTTTGAGGTGTATCCGGCCTAA
- a CDS encoding acyl-CoA dehydrogenase family protein, protein MTEEKKLWQKGGGWLLEVPERVYAPEDFDESVREIARTTRTFVEKEVFPLLERMEHGELELNVPLMHKAGELGLLGIEIPEAYGGLDLPKVISTVVAEELSGSGGFSVTYGAHTSIGTLPLVYFGTEEQKAKYLPKLASGEWIAAYCLTEPGSGSDALSAKTRATLSEDGRHYVLNGVKQWISNAGFAQLFTVFAKVDGEHFTAFLVERDTPGLSFGPEEKKMGIKASSTRQVILEDAKVPVENLLGEIGKGHKIAFNVLNVGRYKLGAGAVGGAKKALELSAKYAKERHQFGRPIGSFGLIKQKLGEMASRIYAAESAVYRTVGLIDEALLGKKGPEAVMAGIEEYAVEASIIKVLGSEVLGYVVDEGVQIHGGYGYSQEYPIERAYRDARINRIFEGTNEINRLLIPGMLLRRALKGQLPLFQAAMRLQKELLEPSFEEPEDLELHQIGNLKKLALMVAGLAAQKYGQKVEEEQEVLGAAADILIDAYAAESALLRARRLGGVAGAMARLYLLQALDRAQAGALSVLPRLVEGDEARVVYSAARRLTKHEPVDLVALRREVAEAVLEAEGYPLPR, encoded by the coding sequence ATGACCGAGGAGAAGAAGCTCTGGCAAAAAGGCGGCGGCTGGCTTTTGGAGGTGCCCGAAAGGGTCTATGCGCCCGAGGACTTCGACGAAAGCGTCCGGGAGATCGCCCGCACCACCCGCACCTTCGTGGAGAAGGAGGTGTTCCCCCTTCTGGAGCGCATGGAGCACGGGGAGCTGGAGCTGAACGTGCCCCTCATGCACAAGGCGGGGGAGCTCGGGCTCCTTGGCATCGAGATCCCCGAGGCGTACGGGGGCCTGGACCTGCCCAAGGTGATCTCCACGGTGGTGGCGGAGGAGCTTTCCGGCTCGGGGGGCTTTTCCGTCACCTACGGGGCCCACACCTCCATCGGCACCCTGCCTTTGGTCTACTTCGGCACCGAGGAGCAAAAGGCGAAGTACCTCCCCAAGCTGGCGAGCGGGGAGTGGATCGCCGCCTACTGCCTCACGGAGCCGGGCTCGGGCTCGGACGCCCTTTCCGCCAAGACCCGGGCCACCCTTTCCGAAGACGGCCGGCACTACGTCTTGAACGGGGTCAAGCAGTGGATCTCTAACGCCGGCTTCGCCCAGCTCTTCACCGTCTTCGCCAAGGTGGACGGGGAGCACTTCACCGCCTTCCTGGTGGAGCGGGACACCCCCGGGCTTTCCTTCGGCCCGGAGGAGAAGAAGATGGGCATCAAGGCCTCCAGCACCCGCCAGGTGATCCTCGAGGACGCCAAGGTCCCCGTGGAAAACCTCCTGGGGGAGATCGGCAAGGGGCACAAGATCGCCTTCAACGTCCTCAACGTGGGCCGGTACAAGCTGGGGGCGGGGGCGGTGGGCGGGGCCAAAAAGGCCTTGGAGCTTTCCGCCAAGTACGCCAAGGAGCGGCACCAGTTCGGCCGCCCCATCGGGAGCTTCGGCCTCATAAAGCAGAAGCTCGGGGAGATGGCCTCCCGCATCTACGCCGCGGAAAGCGCCGTCTACCGCACCGTGGGCCTCATCGACGAGGCCCTTTTGGGCAAGAAGGGGCCTGAAGCGGTGATGGCGGGGATCGAGGAGTATGCGGTGGAGGCCAGCATCATCAAGGTGCTGGGGTCCGAGGTGCTGGGCTACGTGGTGGACGAAGGGGTGCAGATCCACGGGGGCTACGGCTACTCCCAGGAATACCCCATCGAGCGGGCCTACCGCGACGCCCGCATCAACCGCATCTTTGAGGGCACCAACGAGATCAACCGCCTCCTCATCCCCGGCATGCTCCTGAGGCGGGCCCTCAAGGGGCAGCTACCCCTCTTCCAGGCGGCCATGCGGCTCCAGAAGGAGCTCCTGGAACCCAGCTTTGAGGAGCCCGAGGACCTGGAGCTCCACCAGATCGGAAACCTCAAGAAGCTCGCCCTCATGGTGGCGGGCCTGGCCGCCCAGAAGTACGGGCAGAAGGTGGAGGAGGAGCAGGAGGTCCTGGGGGCGGCGGCGGATATCCTGATTGACGCTTACGCCGCGGAAAGCGCCCTCCTGAGGGCCAGGAGGCTTGGCGGCGTGGCGGGGGCCATGGCCCGGCTCTACCTCCTCCAGGCCCTGGACCGGGCCCAGGCGGGGGCGCTTTCCGTGCTCCCCCGCCTGGTGGAGGGGGACGAGGCCCGGGTGGTGTACTCGGCAGCCCGGAGGCTCACCAAGCATGAGCCCGTGGACCTGGTGGCCCTGAGGCGGGAGGTGGCGGAGGCGGTCCTCGAGGCGGAGGGCTACCCCCTTCCCCGCTAG
- the cysS gene encoding cysteine--tRNA ligase, whose protein sequence is MGLVLYDTLQRAKVDFVPATPGHVGIYACGPTVYADPHLGHARGPVVYDVLRRYFLHRGYKVRFISNITDVGHLTDDADGGEDKIERRAKLERLEPMEVAEKYTWSYFDAMAALNVLRPSIAPRASGHIPEQIELAERLLKLGFAYERKGSVYFRVRAFPEYGKLSGKRLEELRAGARVEVREEKEDPLDFALWKAAEPGHLMRWRSPWGEGYPGWHIECTAMSLKYLGEGFDIHAGGIDLQFPHHECEIAQAEAAGYRFARHWLHHNHVLLEGEKMAKSTGRLVLLHDLLRAHEPMALRFYLLQTHYRSPMDFTFTGLEAAKRGYARLLQAYREVREKRRTAAPGTTPELERALDALERDFLAAIEDDLGTPEALAALFAFLPELHKLLPEAKGDTLERTAQVFHTLGEGLLGLFPERVLEEKVSGPLLEGLIALLLELREEARRAKDYAKGDLIRERLKALGVVVEDTKEGPRWRLEAS, encoded by the coding sequence ATGGGCCTCGTCCTCTACGACACCCTGCAACGTGCGAAGGTGGACTTCGTCCCCGCCACCCCGGGGCACGTGGGCATCTACGCCTGCGGCCCCACCGTCTACGCCGACCCCCACCTGGGCCACGCCCGGGGGCCCGTGGTTTACGACGTCCTGCGCCGCTACTTCCTGCACAGGGGCTACAAGGTGCGCTTCATCTCTAACATCACCGACGTGGGCCACCTCACCGACGACGCCGACGGGGGGGAGGACAAGATCGAGCGCCGGGCCAAGCTGGAAAGGCTCGAGCCCATGGAGGTGGCGGAGAAGTACACCTGGAGCTACTTCGACGCCATGGCCGCCCTGAACGTGCTCCGGCCCTCCATCGCCCCTAGGGCCAGCGGCCACATCCCCGAGCAGATCGAGCTCGCGGAAAGGCTCCTGAAGCTCGGCTTCGCCTACGAGCGCAAGGGTAGCGTCTACTTCCGGGTGCGGGCTTTCCCCGAGTACGGCAAGCTTTCCGGTAAGCGCCTGGAAGAACTCCGAGCCGGGGCCCGGGTGGAGGTGCGGGAGGAGAAGGAAGACCCCCTGGACTTCGCCCTCTGGAAAGCCGCCGAGCCCGGCCACCTCATGCGCTGGCGAAGCCCCTGGGGGGAAGGCTACCCCGGCTGGCACATCGAGTGCACCGCCATGAGCCTCAAGTACCTGGGGGAAGGCTTCGACATCCACGCCGGAGGGATCGACCTGCAGTTTCCCCACCACGAGTGCGAGATCGCCCAGGCGGAAGCGGCCGGCTACCGCTTCGCCCGCCACTGGCTGCACCACAACCACGTGCTCCTGGAGGGGGAAAAGATGGCCAAGAGCACGGGGCGCCTGGTCCTCCTCCACGACCTCCTCCGGGCCCACGAGCCCATGGCCCTGCGCTTTTACCTCCTGCAGACCCACTACCGAAGCCCCATGGACTTCACCTTTACGGGCCTCGAGGCCGCCAAGCGGGGGTATGCCCGCCTTCTCCAGGCCTACCGGGAGGTGCGGGAGAAGCGGCGCACCGCGGCCCCCGGCACCACCCCCGAGCTGGAACGGGCCCTGGACGCCCTGGAACGGGACTTCCTGGCGGCCATCGAGGACGACCTCGGCACCCCCGAGGCCCTGGCCGCCCTCTTCGCCTTTCTGCCGGAGCTCCACAAGCTACTCCCCGAGGCCAAAGGGGACACCCTAGAGCGCACCGCCCAGGTCTTCCACACCCTGGGGGAAGGCCTCCTGGGCCTCTTCCCCGAAAGGGTGCTGGAGGAGAAGGTGTCCGGCCCCCTCCTGGAGGGCCTCATCGCCCTCCTCCTGGAACTCCGCGAGGAGGCCCGGCGGGCCAAGGACTACGCCAAGGGCGACCTCATCCGGGAGCGGCTAAAGGCCCTGGGGGTGGTGGTGGAGGACACCAAGGAGGGCCCCAGGTGGCGCCTGGAGGCCTCCTGA
- a CDS encoding universal stress protein: MFRTILLAYDGSDHARRAAAVARAEAEAHGARLVVVHAYEPVPDYLGEPFFEEALKRRLERAEAVLAEARALTGVGEEGARLLEGRPAEAILEAALGEKADLIVMGTRGLGTLGSLFLGSQSQKVVAEAPCPVLLVR, encoded by the coding sequence ATGTTCCGGACCATCCTCCTGGCCTACGACGGCTCGGACCACGCCAGAAGGGCGGCGGCGGTGGCGAGGGCGGAGGCGGAGGCCCACGGGGCCCGCCTGGTGGTGGTCCACGCCTACGAGCCCGTCCCCGACTACCTGGGGGAGCCTTTCTTTGAGGAGGCTCTGAAGCGTCGCCTGGAGCGGGCGGAGGCGGTTTTGGCCGAGGCCCGGGCCCTGACCGGGGTAGGGGAGGAAGGGGCCCGCCTCCTGGAGGGCCGCCCGGCGGAGGCCATCCTCGAGGCCGCCCTTGGGGAGAAGGCCGACCTCATCGTCATGGGCACCCGGGGCCTTGGGACCCTGGGGAGCCTCTTCCTGGGCAGCCAGAGCCAGAAGGTGGTGGCCGAGGCCCCCTGCCCGGTCCTACTGGTGCGCTGA
- the hslO gene encoding Hsp33 family molecular chaperone HslO → MGRILRGLAGEGHLRVVAAETGDVVEEARRRHGLSPTATAALGRAMTGALLLAQLLLKTPKERLTLRLEGTGPLGGLLAEADAQGNVRGYVQNPQAEVPLRPDGKLNVGEVLGPGFLRADRSLPSGEVYSGTVPLVSGEIAEDLAHYLWQSEQIPSAVLLGVRVRGEGEVEVAGGVAVQVMPGAPEEVLKRLEANLAGLAGLTPLLKERDLEGALEVLLAGLGFERTDLRALGYPQNEIPARFRCRCSREKALEALVFFTPEEREEMIVKDGGAEVVCHWCGEVYRFSPEEIRTLVAEVRCPDCGALWLYPKADGTSFRIEGDACRCGRRVELPFQGQAQA, encoded by the coding sequence ATGGGAAGGATCCTGCGGGGCCTGGCGGGGGAGGGCCACCTGCGGGTGGTGGCCGCGGAAACGGGGGATGTGGTGGAGGAGGCCCGCAGGCGGCACGGGCTTTCCCCCACGGCCACCGCCGCCTTGGGCCGGGCCATGACCGGGGCGCTCCTTCTGGCCCAGCTCCTCCTCAAGACGCCGAAGGAGCGCCTTACCCTGCGCCTGGAGGGCACCGGGCCCCTGGGGGGGCTTCTGGCGGAGGCGGACGCCCAGGGGAACGTGCGGGGTTACGTGCAAAACCCCCAGGCCGAGGTGCCCCTGCGCCCCGACGGCAAGCTCAACGTGGGGGAGGTCTTGGGACCTGGTTTCTTGCGGGCCGACCGGAGCCTCCCCAGCGGGGAGGTCTACTCGGGCACCGTGCCCCTGGTCTCCGGGGAGATCGCCGAGGACCTGGCCCACTACCTCTGGCAGTCGGAGCAGATCCCCTCCGCGGTCCTCCTGGGGGTCAGGGTGAGGGGGGAAGGGGAGGTGGAGGTGGCGGGGGGCGTGGCGGTGCAGGTGATGCCCGGGGCTCCGGAGGAGGTGCTTAAGCGCCTCGAGGCCAACCTCGCGGGCCTGGCGGGCCTTACGCCCCTCCTCAAGGAGAGGGACTTGGAGGGAGCCCTGGAGGTGCTCCTGGCGGGGCTTGGCTTTGAGCGCACCGACCTCAGGGCCTTGGGCTACCCGCAGAACGAGATCCCCGCCCGCTTCCGCTGCCGCTGCAGCCGGGAGAAGGCCCTGGAGGCCCTGGTCTTCTTCACCCCGGAAGAGCGGGAGGAGATGATCGTGAAAGACGGCGGGGCGGAGGTGGTCTGCCACTGGTGCGGCGAGGTCTACCGCTTCTCCCCGGAGGAGATCCGCACCCTGGTGGCGGAGGTGCGCTGCCCCGACTGCGGGGCCCTTTGGCTTTACCCCAAGGCCGACGGCACCTCCTTCCGCATCGAGGGAGACGCCTGCCGCTGCGGGCGCCGGGTAGAGCTTCCCTTCCAGGGGCAGGCCCAGGCCTGA